Proteins from a single region of Leuconostoc gasicomitatum LMG 18811:
- the fabZ gene encoding 3-hydroxyacyl-ACP dehydratase FabZ, producing MSVLNTQQIMEIIPHRYPMLMLDTVEELVPGEKAVAYKNVTINEEIFQGHFPGNPTFPGALTVEALAQTGAVALLSLPEYKGKTAYFGGIKKARYRQMVRPGDRLRLEVTIERLRGPIGTGKGIVWIGDKKATTAELTFIIGD from the coding sequence ATGAGCGTTTTAAATACCCAACAAATTATGGAAATTATTCCACACCGTTATCCAATGTTAATGTTAGATACAGTTGAAGAATTGGTACCTGGTGAAAAAGCAGTAGCTTATAAAAATGTCACAATTAATGAAGAGATTTTTCAGGGGCATTTTCCAGGAAATCCAACTTTCCCAGGTGCATTAACTGTTGAAGCATTAGCACAAACAGGTGCTGTGGCTTTATTATCATTACCGGAATATAAAGGCAAGACAGCCTATTTTGGTGGTATTAAAAAAGCGCGCTATCGTCAAATGGTACGACCTGGTGATCGGCTACGATTGGAAGTAACAATCGAACGTTTACGTGGTCCAATTGGTACTGGTAAGGGTATCGTCTGGATTGGTGATAAAAAAGCCACGACAGCTGAACTGACATTTATTATTGGAGATTAG
- the fabF gene encoding beta-ketoacyl-ACP synthase II, whose amino-acid sequence MSRVVITGLGAVTPLGNDTETFLNGIFNEKMGIKPITKFDASETGITVAGQVDGFDPAQRVGKRDARKMDLFSQYAVDAADQALENAGLKSAEGSENPTTVQDPTRFGVILGNGIGGLTTIQDQVIKMHDKGPQRVSPLFVPESIPNMVSGNVSLRFGAKGVNYTIVTACASATNAIGEAFWRVQSGKADVMLTGGAEATVNEIGIAGFAALTALSKEEDPAQASKPFDKNRHGFVLGEGSGILVIESLEHAQARGAHILAELVGYGSSSDAYHMTSPSPDGEGAARAMLDALQDANLPAEKISYINAHGTATGANDSGEAHAIATVFGENTLPVSSTKGMTGHLLGAAGAIEALISVGALVRGELPVNVGNDEQDEDTKVINLVTTATKKQVPEYVLSANYGFGGHNAAVIFKKWHEEV is encoded by the coding sequence ATGTCACGAGTAGTAATTACAGGTCTTGGTGCGGTTACACCGCTTGGTAATGATACAGAAACATTTTTGAATGGTATTTTTAATGAAAAAATGGGTATTAAACCTATTACCAAGTTTGATGCGTCAGAAACTGGTATTACGGTAGCTGGTCAAGTTGATGGATTTGATCCAGCACAACGCGTTGGCAAACGCGATGCACGTAAAATGGATTTATTTTCTCAATATGCTGTTGATGCAGCTGATCAGGCTTTGGAAAATGCTGGGCTAAAATCAGCAGAAGGTTCAGAAAATCCAACAACGGTTCAAGATCCAACACGATTTGGTGTCATTTTAGGTAATGGTATTGGTGGACTGACAACTATTCAAGATCAAGTGATCAAAATGCATGATAAGGGACCACAACGCGTGAGTCCATTATTTGTACCAGAATCAATTCCAAATATGGTATCTGGTAATGTGTCATTACGTTTTGGTGCAAAAGGGGTTAACTACACCATTGTTACAGCCTGTGCTTCAGCAACTAATGCTATTGGTGAAGCATTCTGGCGTGTTCAATCTGGGAAAGCTGACGTCATGTTAACAGGTGGTGCAGAGGCGACAGTTAACGAGATTGGTATTGCTGGCTTTGCGGCATTAACTGCCTTGTCAAAAGAAGAAGATCCAGCGCAAGCTTCAAAGCCATTTGATAAAAATCGTCACGGATTTGTTCTTGGTGAAGGTTCTGGTATTTTGGTTATCGAAAGTTTGGAACATGCACAAGCACGCGGTGCACATATACTAGCTGAATTAGTAGGTTATGGTTCATCATCAGATGCTTATCATATGACTTCCCCATCACCTGATGGCGAAGGGGCTGCACGAGCAATGTTAGATGCGCTTCAAGATGCAAACTTGCCAGCAGAAAAAATTTCGTACATTAACGCACATGGTACAGCAACTGGGGCTAATGATTCTGGGGAAGCACACGCAATTGCGACTGTTTTTGGTGAAAACACATTACCAGTATCATCCACAAAGGGTATGACTGGTCATCTGTTGGGTGCAGCTGGCGCAATTGAAGCATTAATATCAGTTGGTGCACTTGTTCGTGGTGAACTACCAGTTAACGTTGGTAATGATGAACAAGATGAAGATACAAAAGTAATTAATCTAGTAACGACAGCAACCAAAAAGCAAGTGCCTGAATATGTTTTGAGTGCAAATTATGGTTTTGGTGGCCATAATGCAGCTGTGATTTTCAAGAAATGGCATGAAGAGGTTTAA
- a CDS encoding acetyl-CoA carboxylase biotin carboxylase subunit, whose product MFKKVLVANRGEIAVRIIRTLKEMGIASVAIYSTADKDSLHVQIADEAISVGGPRPKDSYLNMKNILSAALLSGAEAIHPGYGFLAENSLFAEMVGEVGIKWIGPRPETIELMGNKANAREEMRRANVPIIPGSDGFIRNFTEAKEVANRIGYPLLLKAAAGGGGKGMRFVYGEDELSDKFDDAQNEARSSYGDDHMYIEKVMERVRHIEMQVFRDENGHVIYLPERNCSLQRNNQKVMEESPATGVTPEMRAHLGDIVTRAAQALRYVNTGTIEFLQDRNGSFYFMEMNTRIQVEHPVSEMVTGLDLIKLQISVAAGEDLPVSQDDVQVSGHSIEVRLTAEQPERHFAPSAGTVDFAFLPTGGPGIRIDSALFTGDKIQPFYDSMIGKLIVHGADRSQAMSKIRRIIDETVIRGVDTSRNFQKALLDDPQVQRGEFDTRYLESEFLPRWIESLPKSE is encoded by the coding sequence GTGTTTAAAAAAGTATTGGTTGCGAATCGTGGTGAAATTGCCGTTCGCATTATCCGAACATTAAAAGAGATGGGTATTGCGTCGGTTGCTATTTATTCAACAGCCGACAAAGATAGTTTACACGTGCAGATTGCTGATGAGGCAATTTCAGTGGGTGGACCAAGACCAAAAGATTCATATCTTAATATGAAAAATATCCTAAGCGCAGCATTGCTTTCAGGAGCAGAAGCAATTCACCCAGGTTACGGTTTTCTGGCGGAAAATTCATTATTTGCTGAAATGGTTGGCGAAGTTGGGATAAAATGGATTGGCCCACGACCAGAAACAATTGAATTAATGGGAAACAAGGCTAACGCTCGTGAAGAAATGCGCCGCGCAAATGTGCCGATTATTCCGGGATCAGACGGTTTTATACGTAATTTTACCGAGGCAAAAGAAGTAGCAAATCGTATTGGTTATCCATTATTGCTTAAAGCAGCAGCTGGTGGTGGCGGTAAGGGCATGCGCTTTGTTTATGGTGAAGACGAATTATCTGACAAATTTGATGATGCTCAGAATGAAGCGCGATCATCTTATGGCGACGATCATATGTATATCGAAAAGGTCATGGAACGTGTGCGTCATATCGAAATGCAAGTATTTCGTGATGAAAATGGGCATGTGATTTATTTGCCAGAACGAAATTGTTCTTTACAACGAAATAATCAAAAAGTTATGGAAGAGTCACCAGCAACTGGCGTAACACCAGAAATGCGAGCGCATTTGGGTGATATTGTGACACGTGCTGCCCAAGCATTACGGTATGTTAATACTGGCACAATTGAATTTTTGCAGGATCGCAATGGTTCATTTTACTTCATGGAAATGAATACACGTATTCAAGTTGAACATCCAGTATCTGAGATGGTAACAGGATTAGATTTAATTAAGTTACAAATTTCAGTTGCTGCTGGCGAAGATCTACCTGTATCACAAGACGATGTACAAGTGAGTGGACATTCTATAGAGGTGCGTTTGACAGCAGAGCAGCCTGAAAGGCACTTTGCACCAAGTGCTGGGACTGTCGACTTTGCTTTCTTACCTACAGGTGGTCCTGGTATTAGAATTGACTCAGCGTTATTTACAGGTGATAAAATCCAACCATTTTATGATTCAATGATTGGAAAATTAATTGTACATGGCGCTGATCGCTCACAAGCTATGTCTAAAATACGACGTATTATAGACGAAACAGTTATACGTGGTGTGGATACCAGCCGTAATTTTCAAAAAGCATTATTAGATGACCCCCAAGTTCAACGTGGGGAGTTTGATACGCGTTATCTAG
- the fabZ gene encoding 3-hydroxyacyl-ACP dehydratase FabZ yields the protein MPVLTTTEIMDLIPNRYPILYMDYVEEMVPDESIVAVKNVTINEQFFQGHFPGNPVMPGVLIIESLAQAASILILSSPQFKGKTAYMTGIDDAKFKKMVVPGDVLKLHVTFGKLRANMGSVIVEAKVDGKTATSAELMFVVSPDKTDE from the coding sequence ATGCCAGTTCTAACAACAACAGAAATTATGGATCTTATCCCAAATCGTTATCCCATTCTTTACATGGACTATGTTGAAGAGATGGTTCCCGATGAATCAATCGTCGCGGTAAAAAATGTAACAATCAACGAACAATTCTTTCAAGGTCATTTTCCAGGGAATCCTGTGATGCCTGGTGTTTTGATTATTGAATCATTGGCACAGGCAGCTTCAATCTTAATTCTATCATCACCACAATTTAAAGGTAAAACAGCCTATATGACTGGCATTGATGATGCTAAATTCAAAAAAATGGTTGTCCCTGGTGATGTATTGAAGTTACATGTTACCTTTGGTAAATTACGTGCAAATATGGGGAGCGTAATTGTTGAAGCTAAAGTTGATGGAAAGACAGCGACATCCGCTGAGTTGATGTTTGTCGTTTCTCCAGATAAAACAGATGAATGA
- a CDS encoding nitronate monooxygenase produces MAVIVNNPLFKKLGMKYPIVEGGMTWAGTGALAAAISEAGGLGFIGTGYWHGEDVRREIKRVKSLTDKPFGVNVMLLSRHIREVFDVIIEEGVAVVATGAGDPSPFLAELHAAGIIVMPVVPSVSLAQMMEKKGVDAVIAEGMESGGHIGMLTTMTLVPQVVDAVNIPVIAAGGIGDGRGVAAAFMLGAAGAQMGTRFLTATESEIHPNFKAKIIKAKDIDTIVTGNILGNRARVLKNKMAKNFVKNEVNELQKEKPDAAAMEKLESGTLRRAVQEGDKDGGAFMAGQISGLIKDEKPAADILSDIWAQATDLMGIDNTTL; encoded by the coding sequence ATGGCAGTAATTGTAAATAACCCACTTTTTAAAAAATTAGGGATGAAATATCCAATCGTTGAAGGCGGTATGACATGGGCAGGAACTGGCGCTTTAGCAGCGGCAATTTCCGAGGCTGGCGGTTTAGGATTCATTGGTACAGGTTACTGGCATGGTGAAGATGTTCGTCGAGAAATCAAACGTGTTAAATCATTAACAGACAAACCTTTTGGTGTAAATGTGATGCTTTTGAGTCGTCATATTCGCGAAGTTTTTGATGTTATTATTGAAGAAGGCGTTGCTGTTGTTGCAACTGGTGCTGGTGATCCCTCACCCTTTTTGGCAGAATTACACGCAGCGGGAATTATTGTTATGCCCGTTGTACCTTCGGTGTCATTAGCACAAATGATGGAGAAAAAAGGGGTTGATGCTGTCATTGCTGAGGGTATGGAGTCTGGTGGACACATTGGCATGTTAACTACGATGACATTGGTTCCACAAGTTGTTGATGCTGTGAACATTCCAGTTATTGCTGCTGGTGGTATTGGTGATGGCCGTGGCGTTGCCGCAGCCTTCATGTTGGGTGCAGCTGGTGCGCAAATGGGAACGCGATTCCTAACAGCTACTGAATCTGAAATCCACCCAAACTTTAAAGCTAAAATTATCAAGGCAAAAGATATTGATACGATTGTGACTGGTAATATCCTTGGAAATCGTGCCCGAGTTTTGAAAAATAAAATGGCGAAAAATTTCGTTAAAAATGAAGTGAACGAGTTACAAAAAGAAAAACCTGATGCAGCCGCAATGGAAAAACTTGAGTCTGGTACATTACGTCGTGCAGTTCAAGAAGGTGACAAAGATGGTGGGGCATTTATGGCTGGTCAAATATCAGGATTGATTAAAGATGAAAAGCCAGCAGCAGATATTTTGTCAGATATTTGGGCACAAGCAACTGATTTGATGGGGATTGACAATACAACATTGTAA
- a CDS encoding metallophosphoesterase: MKVAFSSDNHFDLNKIDVKRAMHVQALYLLNQSVDVYVIAGDLFNDFQRTLSFARDMQDALGDKILIRFIAGNHDMGNGVTYDELESDIDPLYFHNKFIDLTPTVRLIGNNGWYNYDFVGNDYTEKQIQQFKNSFWYDRRIKQPISDKERFNRNMSQLQHQLDVADHKQTVVVSHFVPRNDYIKRFPNGASRLDMANALLGSNKVGEILDNSYTIATITGHLHLHPAPLKVGNNIYYNAAVGYNTARVHEWRSDDFITEWQNHLILLDF; encoded by the coding sequence GTGAAAGTTGCGTTTTCATCAGATAATCATTTTGACTTAAATAAGATTGATGTTAAGCGTGCCATGCATGTACAGGCGCTTTATTTATTGAACCAATCTGTTGATGTTTATGTTATTGCTGGTGATTTATTTAATGATTTTCAAAGAACATTGTCATTTGCACGTGATATGCAGGACGCATTGGGTGATAAAATATTAATTCGATTTATTGCTGGCAATCATGACATGGGTAATGGTGTGACCTATGATGAGTTAGAAAGCGATATTGATCCACTTTATTTTCATAACAAATTTATTGATTTAACGCCTACCGTGAGATTGATTGGTAATAATGGTTGGTATAACTACGACTTTGTTGGTAACGATTATACTGAAAAACAAATTCAGCAGTTTAAAAATTCATTTTGGTATGATCGACGAATTAAGCAACCTATTTCAGATAAAGAACGTTTTAATCGTAATATGTCACAGCTACAACACCAATTAGACGTGGCTGATCATAAGCAAACTGTGGTTGTGTCACACTTTGTCCCACGTAATGATTATATTAAGCGGTTTCCAAATGGTGCATCACGTCTGGATATGGCTAATGCACTGTTAGGTAGTAACAAAGTCGGTGAAATTTTAGATAATTCTTATACTATTGCGACAATTACTGGACATCTACACTTACACCCTGCGCCATTAAAAGTTGGCAACAACATATATTACAATGCTGCAGTGGGTTATAACACAGCACGCGTGCATGAGTGGCGTAGTGATGATTTTATAACAGAGTGGCAAAATCATCTTATTCTATTGGATTTTTAA
- a CDS encoding MarR family winged helix-turn-helix transcriptional regulator, which translates to MNDTPTPYFEELNDELVVVFNNVMWIEEAALKQSYFSDITLKDMHTIDAISMYSEKSASQVAKMIHLTPSAMTTAIDRLVDKGYIERRRSDKDRRVVRLGLTHKGRVVYRAHQEFHRDLTHNLLKDMPGSEVETVRRAIHNLVSYLRNVRNIKGEPWNI; encoded by the coding sequence ATGAATGACACACCAACACCGTATTTTGAAGAGTTAAATGATGAGCTTGTTGTCGTGTTTAATAATGTGATGTGGATTGAAGAAGCTGCTTTAAAGCAGAGTTATTTTTCTGATATTACATTAAAAGATATGCATACAATTGACGCCATTTCGATGTATTCCGAAAAAAGTGCATCACAAGTTGCTAAAATGATTCATTTAACGCCTAGCGCAATGACAACCGCTATTGATAGGCTTGTCGATAAGGGATACATTGAGAGAAGACGTTCAGATAAGGATCGACGCGTTGTGCGTTTAGGTTTGACACACAAAGGCCGTGTTGTTTATCGTGCCCATCAAGAGTTTCATCGGGACTTAACGCATAACTTATTAAAAGATATGCCAGGGAGTGAAGTCGAAACGGTGAGGCGTGCCATTCATAATTTGGTGAGTTATCTCAGAAACGTACGAAACATTAAAGGGGAGCCATGGAACATTTAA
- the gap gene encoding type I glyceraldehyde-3-phosphate dehydrogenase: MTVKIGINGFGRIGRLAFRRILELSDKASDIEVVAINDLTSPDMLAYLLKYDSIHGTLNAEVSSDDTGIIVNGKHYSVYAERNAADLKWVANDGVDYVLEATGFYTSAEKSQAHLDAGAKKVLVSAPAGAVPTVVYGVNQDILTANDTIVSAGSCTTQSLAPMANALNKEFGVKAGTMTTVHAYTASQALQDAPKSGFAKRQQNRAAANTTLPHSSGAAKAIGLVIPELDGRLQGHAFRVPVIDGSVTELTATLEKEVTVDEVNAAMKKYESESFGYNGDGLVSVDIIGDTHGTVFDPTQTEITTGNGSQLVKISAWYDNEYGFTSNMIRTLLHFATL; the protein is encoded by the coding sequence ATGACTGTTAAGATTGGTATTAACGGATTTGGACGTATTGGCCGTTTGGCCTTCCGTCGTATTCTTGAATTATCAGACAAGGCTTCAGATATTGAAGTTGTTGCAATCAACGATTTGACTAGCCCTGATATGTTGGCATACTTGTTGAAGTATGACTCAATTCACGGTACTTTGAACGCTGAAGTTTCATCAGATGATACTGGTATTATCGTTAATGGTAAGCACTACTCAGTTTATGCAGAACGTAATGCTGCTGACTTGAAATGGGTTGCTAACGATGGTGTTGACTATGTATTGGAAGCAACTGGTTTCTACACATCAGCCGAAAAGTCACAAGCCCATTTGGATGCTGGTGCTAAAAAAGTATTGGTCTCAGCTCCAGCTGGTGCTGTTCCTACAGTTGTCTACGGTGTTAACCAAGACATCTTGACTGCCAATGACACAATTGTTTCTGCTGGTTCATGCACAACGCAATCATTAGCACCAATGGCTAATGCATTGAACAAAGAATTCGGTGTTAAGGCCGGAACAATGACAACAGTTCATGCTTACACAGCTTCTCAAGCTTTGCAAGATGCACCTAAGTCAGGCTTTGCTAAGCGCCAACAAAACCGTGCTGCTGCAAACACAACTTTGCCACATTCATCAGGTGCTGCTAAGGCTATTGGCTTGGTTATCCCTGAATTGGATGGTCGTTTGCAAGGACATGCATTCCGTGTACCTGTTATCGATGGTTCAGTAACTGAATTGACAGCTACTTTGGAAAAAGAAGTAACTGTTGATGAAGTTAATGCAGCAATGAAGAAGTACGAATCAGAGTCATTTGGTTACAATGGTGATGGTCTAGTATCAGTTGACATCATTGGTGACACACATGGTACAGTATTTGATCCAACACAAACTGAAATCACTACTGGTAACGGTTCTCAATTGGTTAAAATCTCTGCTTGGTATGACAACGAATACGGTTTCACTTCAAACATGATCCGTACATTGTTGCACTTCGCTACATTATAA
- the accB gene encoding acetyl-CoA carboxylase biotin carboxyl carrier protein, translated as MSLNIDEIRNLMTDLENSSLREFTIMDGDFSLHLSKNDHATIMNTPLAPVQTPIQEATTTPEIEEHPLAKPSKVGTEIVAPMVGTVYLQPKPDAPMFKAVGDKVSVGETVAVIEAMKLMTEIHSDVAGTVSEILVENEEVVDYNKPLYVIISD; from the coding sequence ATGAGTTTAAATATTGATGAAATCCGTAATTTAATGACAGATTTAGAAAATAGCTCATTGCGTGAATTTACAATTATGGATGGTGATTTTAGTCTACATTTGTCAAAAAATGATCATGCGACAATTATGAATACGCCGTTAGCTCCTGTTCAAACGCCAATACAAGAAGCAACTACTACACCAGAAATAGAAGAACATCCGTTGGCTAAACCAAGTAAAGTTGGAACAGAGATTGTTGCTCCGATGGTTGGCACGGTGTATTTACAACCTAAACCAGATGCGCCTATGTTTAAAGCTGTTGGTGATAAAGTGTCTGTTGGTGAAACAGTTGCTGTTATTGAAGCAATGAAATTAATGACTGAAATTCATAGTGATGTTGCAGGTACTGTGTCTGAAATCTTGGTTGAGAATGAAGAAGTTGTAGATTACAATAAGCCATTATATGTTATTATATCTGATTAA
- a CDS encoding acyl carrier protein has product MTDTEIFDKVKEILVDQFDLEENEVSLTTDLTNDIDADSLDLFEVLNRVEDDFDIKLAVAEDIKTTQDLVDKVKAQLAA; this is encoded by the coding sequence ATGACAGACACAGAGATTTTTGACAAAGTTAAGGAAATATTAGTAGATCAATTTGATTTAGAAGAAAATGAAGTGAGTTTGACAACAGACTTGACAAACGATATTGACGCTGATTCATTGGACTTATTTGAAGTTTTGAACCGCGTTGAAGACGACTTTGATATTAAGTTGGCTGTTGCCGAAGATATAAAGACAACACAGGATTTGGTTGACAAGGTTAAGGCGCAATTAGCAGCATAA
- a CDS encoding beta-ketoacyl-ACP synthase III gives MEHLKIVASAQQLPEHQVTNQELSHIMDTNDDWIFSRTGIHQRHIVTTENTSDLATSVAKQLLDKSGMTADSLDFIIVSTMSPDSLSPSTAAIVQGAIGATSAFAFDLSAACSGFVYGLSVATSLLSTRYRRGLVIGSEVLSKLVDWQDRTTAVLFGDGAAGVLVETTTENIGLLGEQLRTYGNKGDNLLAGQFANKNPFAGEISPVDPYFHQNGREVYNFATREVPEVLQAALEEAEVSADDVDYYLLHQANARIVTSIAKRFGQPTDKFPTNMAQNGNTSAASIGLLLNELVVSGKVHAGQTIAFVGFGGGLTVGAQIWKI, from the coding sequence ATGGAACATTTAAAGATTGTAGCCTCAGCACAGCAACTGCCAGAACACCAAGTAACCAATCAAGAATTAAGTCACATTATGGATACGAACGATGACTGGATATTTAGTCGAACAGGTATTCACCAACGTCACATTGTGACAACAGAAAATACGAGTGATTTGGCTACATCGGTGGCTAAACAATTATTAGACAAGTCAGGTATGACAGCAGATAGTTTAGATTTTATTATTGTTAGCACAATGTCACCTGACAGTTTGTCACCCAGTACTGCAGCAATAGTTCAAGGGGCAATTGGCGCTACTTCTGCTTTTGCTTTTGATCTAAGTGCTGCATGCTCAGGGTTTGTCTATGGTTTAAGTGTTGCTACTAGTCTATTGTCAACACGGTATCGACGCGGGCTTGTTATTGGGTCAGAAGTGTTATCAAAGTTAGTAGATTGGCAAGATCGTACAACAGCAGTGCTGTTTGGTGATGGCGCAGCCGGTGTTCTTGTTGAGACAACGACAGAAAATATTGGATTACTTGGCGAACAGTTGCGTACGTATGGAAACAAAGGAGATAATTTATTAGCAGGGCAATTTGCTAATAAAAATCCTTTTGCTGGTGAAATTAGTCCAGTCGATCCATATTTTCATCAAAATGGTCGTGAAGTCTACAACTTTGCTACTCGTGAAGTACCTGAGGTATTACAAGCTGCTTTGGAAGAGGCAGAAGTTTCAGCTGATGATGTGGATTATTATTTATTGCATCAAGCTAATGCAAGAATTGTCACATCAATTGCTAAACGCTTTGGACAACCTACGGATAAGTTTCCCACCAACATGGCCCAAAATGGTAATACCAGTGCAGCAAGTATCGGCTTATTGTTGAATGAACTAGTTGTATCTGGCAAGGTTCATGCTGGTCAGACAATTGCCTTTGTTGGTTTTGGTGGTGGTCTAACCGTTGGCGCTCAAATTTGGAAAATTTAA
- the fabG gene encoding 3-oxoacyl-ACP reductase FabG, which produces MMDFTNQTVLITGSSRGIGLAIAKAFDAAGAHVILHARSEIKPNIYADFKQKPQILQFDIADSEAAEASLKALYKQDDFAGVDVLVNNAGITKDQLAMAMAPNDFAEVVNVNLNGTFNVTQPIFKKMIRQKHGAIINLSSVVGLMGNMGQINYAASKAGIIGLTKSLAKEGARRGIRVNAIAPGMIVSDMTSVLSEETQAKILENIPLSRFGEANEIAEAALFLAGSTYITGQTLSIDGGLYI; this is translated from the coding sequence ATGATGGACTTTACAAACCAAACTGTATTAATAACTGGTTCTTCGCGTGGTATTGGTTTAGCGATTGCTAAAGCGTTTGATGCAGCCGGTGCGCATGTCATTTTACATGCACGTTCAGAAATAAAACCAAATATTTACGCGGATTTTAAACAAAAGCCTCAAATTCTACAATTTGATATTGCAGATTCAGAAGCAGCAGAAGCAAGTTTGAAGGCACTTTACAAGCAAGATGATTTCGCTGGTGTTGATGTGTTAGTTAACAATGCTGGCATTACGAAAGATCAGTTGGCCATGGCTATGGCACCTAATGATTTTGCAGAAGTTGTCAATGTTAATTTGAATGGTACTTTTAATGTGACACAGCCAATATTCAAAAAAATGATTCGCCAAAAGCATGGCGCAATTATTAACTTAAGCTCAGTTGTTGGATTAATGGGAAATATGGGACAGATTAATTATGCAGCTTCAAAAGCTGGTATTATTGGTTTGACTAAGAGTCTGGCTAAAGAAGGTGCTCGTCGAGGCATTCGTGTTAACGCTATTGCGCCTGGTATGATTGTGTCAGATATGACCAGTGTATTATCAGAAGAGACACAGGCAAAGATTTTAGAAAACATCCCATTATCTCGATTTGGTGAAGCTAATGAAATTGCTGAGGCAGCATTATTCTTGGCTGGCAGCACTTATATTACAGGACAGACGCTCAGTATTGATGGCGGGCTATATATTTAA
- a CDS encoding ACP S-malonyltransferase has product MKLGILFSGQGAQKAGMGLDLYQNIPAYQATVDQASSILGYDLQEVANDDAKIKQTAYAQPAILTMSNAIINALGDALPTPVAGLGLSLGEYSALSASGALDFDQAVAIIKDRGMYMQTVGDANPGKMVAVMGDNQKLVADVLTTLQADGKHVYPANYNTFAQLVIGGVPRDVDVAMTALSEAGIQRMVELPVSGAFHTPLLTDAATQLTERLSGETFRDMQYPVYSNTTGKQFTKEMLFNTLTKQIISPTYFAQAMQNMLDLGVDTFLEVGPSDTLIKFAKKIAPKDVKRYAITDLESFNAVKEMLVAEGENV; this is encoded by the coding sequence ATGAAACTGGGAATTTTATTTAGTGGTCAAGGGGCACAAAAAGCTGGTATGGGTCTTGATTTATATCAAAACATACCTGCATATCAAGCAACAGTTGATCAAGCGTCTAGTATTTTAGGTTATGATTTACAAGAAGTAGCAAATGATGACGCAAAAATTAAACAAACAGCATATGCACAACCTGCTATTTTAACAATGAGTAATGCAATAATCAATGCATTAGGTGACGCATTACCAACGCCAGTAGCCGGACTTGGCTTAAGCTTGGGTGAGTATTCTGCGCTGTCAGCTAGCGGTGCGTTAGATTTTGATCAAGCCGTTGCTATTATTAAAGACCGTGGTATGTATATGCAAACTGTTGGTGATGCAAATCCTGGCAAAATGGTTGCTGTCATGGGAGATAACCAAAAACTTGTTGCCGATGTTCTAACAACGTTACAAGCTGATGGCAAACATGTCTATCCAGCTAATTATAATACCTTTGCTCAATTGGTTATTGGTGGCGTACCAAGAGATGTTGATGTTGCAATGACTGCATTATCGGAAGCAGGGATACAGCGAATGGTAGAGTTACCAGTATCTGGTGCATTCCATACGCCATTGTTGACTGATGCAGCAACACAATTGACAGAACGTTTGTCTGGTGAAACGTTCAGAGATATGCAATATCCCGTGTATTCAAATACAACAGGGAAACAATTTACCAAAGAAATGTTATTTAATACTTTAACTAAACAAATTATTTCACCAACATATTTTGCGCAAGCTATGCAAAATATGTTAGACCTGGGCGTTGACACATTCTTAGAAGTAGGACCATCTGATACCTTGATCAAATTTGCTAAGAAAATCGCACCAAAAGATGTGAAGCGATATGCGATTACTGATTTAGAAAGCTTTAATGCAGTCAAAGAGATGTTGGTAGCAGAAGGAGAAAATGTTTAA